A DNA window from Coffea arabica cultivar ET-39 chromosome 6c, Coffea Arabica ET-39 HiFi, whole genome shotgun sequence contains the following coding sequences:
- the LOC113691681 gene encoding nuclear transcription factor Y subunit B-10-like isoform X4 — protein MADSSQGGTPASPGGGSHESGDQSPRSGVREQDRFLPIANISRIMKKALPANGKIAKDAKETVQECVSEFISFITSEASDKCQREKRKTINGDDLLWAMATLGFEEYIDPLKVYLTRYREGDTKGSAKGADGSAKRDGVQLGPSPQGSFSQGMNYGSSQING, from the exons ATGGCTGATTCGTCTCAGGGTGGGACTCCGGCGAGTCCAGGCGGCGGGAGCCACGAGAGCGGCGACCAGAGTCCAAGGTCCGGTGTTCGGGAACAAGATAGGTTCCTTCCCATAGCCAATATTAGTCGGATCATGAAGAAGGCACTTCCGGCCAACGGTAAAATTGCTAAAGATGCCAAGGAGACTGTTCAGGAATGCGTCTCCGAGTTCATCAGCTTTATCACCAGCGA GGCAAGTGATAAGTGCCAGAGGGAGAAGCGAAAGACTATTAATGGAGATGATCTGCTGTGGGCAATGGCAACTCTAGGTTTTGAAGAGTATATTGATCCTCTCAAGGTTTACTTGACTAGATATAGAGAG GGTGATACAAAGGGGTCAGCAAAGGGTGCAGACGGGTCTGCTAAAAGAGATGGTGTGCAACTTGGGCCTAGTCCCCAG GGTTCATTTTCTCAAGGCATGAATTATGGAAGTTCTcag
- the LOC113691681 gene encoding nuclear transcription factor Y subunit B-10-like isoform X3: MADSSQGGTPASPGGGSHESGDQSPRSGVREQDRFLPIANISRIMKKALPANGKIAKDAKETVQECVSEFISFITSEASDKCQREKRKTINGDDLLWAMATLGFEEYIDPLKVYLTRYREGDTKGSAKGADGSAKRDGVQLGPSPQLAHQGSFSQGMNYGSSQING, from the exons ATGGCTGATTCGTCTCAGGGTGGGACTCCGGCGAGTCCAGGCGGCGGGAGCCACGAGAGCGGCGACCAGAGTCCAAGGTCCGGTGTTCGGGAACAAGATAGGTTCCTTCCCATAGCCAATATTAGTCGGATCATGAAGAAGGCACTTCCGGCCAACGGTAAAATTGCTAAAGATGCCAAGGAGACTGTTCAGGAATGCGTCTCCGAGTTCATCAGCTTTATCACCAGCGA GGCAAGTGATAAGTGCCAGAGGGAGAAGCGAAAGACTATTAATGGAGATGATCTGCTGTGGGCAATGGCAACTCTAGGTTTTGAAGAGTATATTGATCCTCTCAAGGTTTACTTGACTAGATATAGAGAG GGTGATACAAAGGGGTCAGCAAAGGGTGCAGACGGGTCTGCTAAAAGAGATGGTGTGCAACTTGGGCCTAGTCCCCAG CTTGCTCATCAGGGTTCATTTTCTCAAGGCATGAATTATGGAAGTTCTcag
- the LOC113691681 gene encoding nuclear transcription factor Y subunit B-1-like isoform X1, which translates to MADSSQGGTPASPGGGSHESGDQSPRSGVREQDRFLPIANISRIMKKALPANGKIAKDAKETVQECVSEFISFITSEASDKCQREKRKTINGDDLLWAMATLGFEEYIDPLKVYLTRYREGDTKGSAKGADGSAKRDGVQLGPSPQLAHQGSFSQGMNYGSSQWRGQNVMIQMQGME; encoded by the exons ATGGCTGATTCGTCTCAGGGTGGGACTCCGGCGAGTCCAGGCGGCGGGAGCCACGAGAGCGGCGACCAGAGTCCAAGGTCCGGTGTTCGGGAACAAGATAGGTTCCTTCCCATAGCCAATATTAGTCGGATCATGAAGAAGGCACTTCCGGCCAACGGTAAAATTGCTAAAGATGCCAAGGAGACTGTTCAGGAATGCGTCTCCGAGTTCATCAGCTTTATCACCAGCGA GGCAAGTGATAAGTGCCAGAGGGAGAAGCGAAAGACTATTAATGGAGATGATCTGCTGTGGGCAATGGCAACTCTAGGTTTTGAAGAGTATATTGATCCTCTCAAGGTTTACTTGACTAGATATAGAGAG GGTGATACAAAGGGGTCAGCAAAGGGTGCAGACGGGTCTGCTAAAAGAGATGGTGTGCAACTTGGGCCTAGTCCCCAG CTTGCTCATCAGGGTTCATTTTCTCAAGGCATGAATTATGGAAGTTCTcag
- the LOC113691681 gene encoding nuclear transcription factor Y subunit B-1-like isoform X2 — MADSSQGGTPASPGGGSHESGDQSPRSGVREQDRFLPIANISRIMKKALPANGKIAKDAKETVQECVSEFISFITSEASDKCQREKRKTINGDDLLWAMATLGFEEYIDPLKVYLTRYREGDTKGSAKGADGSAKRDGVQLGPSPQGSFSQGMNYGSSQWRGQNVMIQMQGME; from the exons ATGGCTGATTCGTCTCAGGGTGGGACTCCGGCGAGTCCAGGCGGCGGGAGCCACGAGAGCGGCGACCAGAGTCCAAGGTCCGGTGTTCGGGAACAAGATAGGTTCCTTCCCATAGCCAATATTAGTCGGATCATGAAGAAGGCACTTCCGGCCAACGGTAAAATTGCTAAAGATGCCAAGGAGACTGTTCAGGAATGCGTCTCCGAGTTCATCAGCTTTATCACCAGCGA GGCAAGTGATAAGTGCCAGAGGGAGAAGCGAAAGACTATTAATGGAGATGATCTGCTGTGGGCAATGGCAACTCTAGGTTTTGAAGAGTATATTGATCCTCTCAAGGTTTACTTGACTAGATATAGAGAG GGTGATACAAAGGGGTCAGCAAAGGGTGCAGACGGGTCTGCTAAAAGAGATGGTGTGCAACTTGGGCCTAGTCCCCAG GGTTCATTTTCTCAAGGCATGAATTATGGAAGTTCTcag